TTGTGATTGATGCTTTGAAATTCAGCAGCGCAGTTAAATGTCTACTTGTACGTGTTGCCGATCACGTATCcctttgccatttttttcatttagtttttctttaaataggAATACGACTGCTATTTCAATCTTCATTACGGTCATCGAATGAGCGCCATCTATTTTGTTGTCAATCGTTTCTTCGACAAgaaatttgaattctttaCTCTTCACGGTTTCAAGTTTCTTGGCTCATTTTCGTAATCAAGATTATTTAGAATTTTGGCATTGAAGCAAACTACTCGTCTGATTTGCAAATTAGTAATGCGAAGTTACATTTCAATCTTTCTTTCATATGTACTGTATGGATCTATGTTTTTATTCATGGGAAACAGGGTAGCGTCTGTTTTGTAACACAGCCCTTTCCGTGTGCGACCGAATCCACTTAACTTTGACACTCTCTTATCTTCCTATAGGCCTATCCATCATTATTATTTAATCAGCGATTGGATTTTCGATTATTTATTATTGGTGGCTTTGCTTATTTCAACGCTGATGTTGGCAATCTCGTTTTGGAAGGATCCGACATTTCATTTGATAAAAATTGATGTAAAGGCTTGTCTAATCACATGATGCCTCTTGCCAATAGCCTCGTATTTCTCTGTTGATATTTGCTGTTTGCTTTTTGGCGCAAATCAATCAACTGTGGTAAtgctctttatttttcttgattgAGTTTGAACTCTTATTGAACTTTCAGTGTAAACTACCAGTCGAGGCTGGCATGAAACGTTCAGCCCTCTGATAGCTACGCTCTGTGCTTCTAAATATAAATTCTAACGATGAAAGCTAAAGAGTCGGGAAAGTATTGAATTTCATAAATGTTTCATTTATTGGTTGATAGAAAAAATTGGTCTTGatataaaaattgaaaaacagcGAGTTCTTGTgcagctttttcttttcctttttccgaACGGAAAGAGGAGAGTGGTTGATTTACTTGGGAGAAACACCGTTAACGAAGATGGTCAGAACTCCCTTCCACGAGTCCATATCATCACCAGAAACGCCGCTAGCCTCGAGAGACTCGATGAGAAGGCGGGCAAAGTCCTGCAAaggaaattaaaagaaaattagatAAGGAGAATGGGGTAAAGAGGAAAAGATTAAATCTGGTTTTGATTTGAATATCCAACATGGGGAAGAAGGAATTACCTCGAAAGTCTGACGAGGGATGGCACGGGGAGGCTGGTGAGTGTAACGCATGTAGTTGATGTTGCCCAACAATTGCAATTTATCGTCCATGGCGGAAATGATGGTGTCGAGACGGTCAGCAACCAAAGCGATTTGTTTGTTGTATTCGCCATTTTCGGGCAAGGCATCGACGGCAACGTTAGCGAATTTGGCAAAGTGTTTCTGGACGCGGGGGGTCTCCTTGAACAGCCTAGAAAAGCAAAACGGGAGTTAGGATGGATGATTGAATGAGCACAGTCAATTGGGATTGCGAGGGATTACTTGACGAAGATGGATGAGACCATAGCGTTGCGGTTGGCCCTCAGGTTTTCCCAGGTCCTCTGGACATCTTGGATCTGGTGAGGGGTCAGTTTAGTCTGGGGATCAGCCAAATCTTCGGCGTTCCTGAATTTTTGAGAAGATTTTGTTTTAGCTACCGATAATACAACAATAAGTAATGCAATAAGAAGAGGGATCTACTCACTTGAGGTTCTTGGCGATGCCAGTGACCAAAGCGCGCATACCGTTCTTCCAGGCTTGTCTGGCCTCGGCGTTGAAGGAGCTGCCGAGCTCTTCAGCAAGGACTTCCTCAGCGACGTTACCGAATTGCTTTTGTGCGAGATGATTGTTAAATTATTCTCAAATTCAAGCGTATAAAGTATGGTTTTAGAAAACATACCTCGAACATGATGGGGGTAGCTCCACGGGGCTTATGGGCACCACCGAGAGCGTTGATTTGGTTGGCAATAAGCTCCTGGCTGGACAGGGACTGGATGACGACGTTCAAACCGGCCAAGATGGTGTAGGCCTGGGCCAAGAAGTTTCCGTTGCCCAAAAGCTCGGCTTGGGGAACATCAGCGAAGGACTTGAACATCTTCTGGTACTCGGGGTGGGCCTTGATGAAACTGGGAGATGATTTGCATAAGATGATGAAGGgaaattacatttttaaaagaaaaatcttggTTGATATTACCGGAAGAGGATCTGGGGAGGAACATCTCCGTCCTTCTTGGCCTGGTCCCAGGTCTTGCGGATGATGCGGCGATCATTAGCGGTCAGTAGTCCAGAGTCGCTGTCATCATCGGCGGTGACGGTAGTGACGGTGGTGGTGACAGTAGTGGTGGTGGTTCCAGGctgttattttatttcaatggggtggtgtttctttttattaatgATTTTCTCATTAAGGATAATTGTATTAACTTACAGCTTGCGAGCAAGTGCTGGCCAGGGCCACGAAGGCGAAGAGAAGAGCGATCTTGAGAGACTGCATGCTGCTAATTTCTTCTGAAAATATCAGACGGTTAACTGATGCTCTTCCATCCACACGGACATCCTTTTATACGGATCGAGGTTCAACAAGTTACGATTCCAATTCCTCGTAAATGTTGCCCATGTTTTTGGTGTACGTGACTTGTGAATTTCACTAATGTGATTTGATATTCATTTCCCGAAATCGTGattactttttctttgaatGCCAACTAGATTTACTCCagctggttttcttttttgtttttgatcaACCCATACTGAAAGTCGATCTGGGGCTTATCTTGCGTCTGTAGCAGTCGTTGGGTCCGATACGGTCCGGTGCGTGATTCACGCCATCGCTTATTTGCCCTTAAGTAGAAGGATGTCTAAATTGACTGTAGGATCTAACCTTTTGAACTGTTGATCATTGGACGTAATGTGAATTTTGACTCTTTATCTCAATGTTTGATCCCGTTGCCCTCTTGGTATACGTGCCATCTGTCACGTAGCTGTTTTTTCACGCTGGCTACTGCTTAAGGtttacgtttttgtttttcttaagaGTTACCGTTAAGTTTAACAAGTTTTGTGGTGGCCTTTACGATCTTGCGCGCATCGAGTTTTAGCATCGGCTCCAATGGATTGAATGCTCAATTCATTTGATGTGCTATTGCCCCTTAAAAATGACTATGAATTTCGTTGCGTCATTAGCCAAACTAAAGCGGTCAATTAGTAATTTGACTATTCagaaataattttgatttgactggtttgttttcaaactttttattgttgttgttgttgtgtgttttGAGAACAGGTTCATGATATTTGTTAATAGTTCCAACCACTTGTTGACAATGGTATTCTTTCCCAGTTTGGTTTAGCGGTTGTGTTAACCACTGTTAACAAATGTAATTAGTTAGCCCAGCAGGTCTCAGAATAGTCAACTATCTTTGAGATTCAAAATTTCTAATTAAAGACCGCCAAGTATTGAAGTAACTAAATGTGTAACTTAATTGGTTCCAAAAATCTCATTTCCGTTGGTTCCGTGCGATGGTTTGTGTGTACGTAACGGATCGAAATTGATTGAAACAGCGCGAATTTGATCACATGCTTAACACCTTCACTTTTGCTACAGACGATAACATTCATCACACGCGTTACACATACacaaatttaagaaagaaaaaaatggtcgATTAACGTGCGTTCGAATTTTCGAATTGCTTTCTGAAACCAAACCAGATGGTCACTGCAAGGATTCGTCCCCTATTTATAGGAATTGTTTGAAACGCCGTGCACGTAGGCAACATTTGTGTTGTTACGTGACTTTTGGCTGGATAAATggcccccaaaaaaaatataaaccaGGGTCGGACCTGTTGTCATAGGTTATGGATCATGAGCCTTTCTTTTGAGTCTTCGTATCTCGCGATGTTGGAGGTCAGTAAACGACCATACATTCAACTGGAGCAACTTTTTTCATATTTGCCTTGTGGAATAGTTTTTACTGTCGAATTGCTGTAAAAATACCTCGTTAAATAGTATTCAGATTATTtctgaagaaacaaaactatATTAGTGGGAATTCGAAGCATCTCCTttgatattattttttaaaacaaacatgCAGTATATGcttaattttataaaaatacTTTTGTGAATATGGGACGCAGCATCCTTCTATTGAGTCATGAACATTGCTGATGCATGTCCAAATGTTTGGTTTCTGGGTAAATTACGGTGATCTGTTGGGAGATCATATGCAAAACGTcgcaattttatttttctctcccGTTTACCACTTCGAAGTTACTGACCAGTTCATTACGATAGTCACGTTTTTCACTTTATTGATTCGAGAAGGAATCAGCATTTTGCTGGTGATTGATTATCATCTTCTATAATATTTTGACCCGTTCCAAATAACACCGAATTTGTTATAatattgaaaatgtttggCTTGCCATTTTAACAGAGCATCTCTCCCTGCAAAGGCGTATTGTGATCGTAAAATAGAGGCTACATTTTGTCGAGCTTCGCCCccaaatttcatttttgatgagcctgtataatttttttagctcCATATCTTatcaaaatcaatttaaatggtggtaaaaaaaaaagtcttggGATTTAATTCATTTGAATTGCAACGAAACAAGACGAAATCGTGTTCACTTGGTAACGTTTTTATTTCAACTTTAACCAAATATTGGCTGAATAGTCATCAAAGGTAATCATGAAATTGCGATTACGTCACCACATGGCTTACTGCCTGGGTGAAACTCCATTAACGAAAATGGTGAGGACGCCTCTCCATGAGTCCATATCATCGGCGCTGACTCCCTTGGAGCTCAGAACATCAAGAAGGAGACGGGCGAAGTCCTGTACAACATTCAGACAATTTCAATCATTCCtccatctttttgttttaacataatcaaattgaaCTGCGGTGGCGCATTTCATTCATTGTCTTCTCATCTTACCTCGAAACGTTCACGGGGGATGGCACGAGGAGGTTGATGAGTGTAACGCATGTAGTTGATGTTACCCAACAGCTGCAATTTATCGCCCATGGCGGAAATGATGGTGTCGAGACGGTCAGCAACCAAAGCAATTTGTTTGTTGTATTCGCCATTTTCGGGCAAGGCATCGACGGCGACGCTAGCGAATTTGACGAAGTGCTTCTGGCTGCGGGGAGTCTCCTTGAAGAGCCTGAgtaggaagaaaagaaatgccacCGTTAGTTAAATGCCcaatttgaatatttaaaagaaGCGTAGTGAGCCTATACTTGATGAAGATGGCGGAAACGATGGAGTTGCGGTCACCCCTGATGTTTTCCCAGCTGGTTTGAACATCGCGGATCTGGTGGGGGGTCAGTTTAGTCTGGGGATCAGCCAAATCTTCGGCTTTCCTGAATTTTAgagatgttgttgttttacttgCTGATTATACAACAGTTGTGTAGTTGGAAGAGAGGTTTACTCACTTGAGGTTCTTGGTGATGCCAGTGACCAAAGCGCGCATACCGTTCTTCCAGGCTTGTCTGGCCTCGGCGTTGAAGGAGCTGCCGAGCTCTTCAGCAAGGACTTCCTCAGTGACGGCACCGAATTGCTTTTGTGCGAGATGATTGTTAAATTATTCTCAAATTCAAGCGTATGAAGTAGGGTTTTAGAAAACATACCTCGAACATGATGGGGGTAGCTCCACGGGGCTTATGGGCACCACCGAGAGCGTTGATTTGGTTGGCAATAAGCTCCTGGCTGGACAGGGACTGGATGACGACGTTCAAACCGGCCAAGATGGTGTAGGCCTGGGCCAAGAAGTTTCCGTTGCCCAAAAGCTCGGCTTGGGGAACATCAGCGAAGGACTTGAACATCTTCTGGTACTCGGGGTGGGCCTTGATGAAACTGGGAGATGATGTGCATAAGATGATGAAGGGAAATCCCAttggtaaaagaaaaatctttgttGGTATTACCGGAAGAGGATCTGGGGAGGAACATCTCCGTCCTTTTTGGCCTGGTCCCAGGTCTTGCGGATGATGCGGCGATCGTTGGCGGTTAGCAGACCGGCTTCACCATCATCATCGGCGGTGACGGTAGTGACGGTGGTGGTGACAGTGGTGGTGGTTGTTCCGGGCTTTAAATATTACGTACAACATATAAATTTTTCTACGTCTTCAGAACTATTGCAATGCATGTTAAGTTTGAATGAATTCGTTTAAAATACTTACAGTTTGGGAACAAGCGCTGACGAAAGCCACGACGCCGAAGACCAAGGCAAGGTTGAACAACTGCATGCTGCTAGTTTCTCTGACAATATCAGATCTTAAACTGATGCTTTTACAATAATTCGCGTTGCCTTTTTATACTTATTCAtctgtttttttccctccttttcAATACCATGTGGTACCGGGAAAGAGTGTCTACGTCAGAGACTGCTAAATGTTTTGCTCTTTGAGCTGAGGCATTACCGTATTCTGGTTACCAACTAGAtaacttgcaaaaaaaattttaaaatcaattttttttttctagctacGTGAGTTCTTTTCTCATGCACGCCTCTACCAAGTGGAAAGCTGATCAGGTCTTATCGAACGCAGATATCATCGTTGCAAGCTCATGATTCCTTTTTGTGCCATTTCTCGGTAGTGGATGATATTTTTCACTAACGATCTTCTCCTTCCTCCCTCCCTCATTATCCCTACCTCCCACAATTGACAGCCCTACCCATCAGAAGGAGCTAGTTGCTTTGCTGATGGCTTCGTTCCTCTATAGAACTCGCAATTATGGAAAAcgatttgattttgttttggaacCCAATCTGGCCTCCCGTGCGTGTTTGTTTATTCTTATCGTATCGTCTCAGATGGAAATGGAAACGaactagaaaaaataaaaacaagtgcAAACCGAATAATTCAGTTACAGACTTCATTGCCGGATTTGTACACAAAGTGCAGCGGAAGtcgtattttctttttttctttttacgtagTAAGAAGAAGATAAACTTCGATGTCAAACTGTCGTTCACTTTTAGCaaccaattttgttttttctgtacAGCTGCAACTTGAATGGTAAATTTGATAACAACGTTTATTATGTCTACCTCCGCGTATCGTATCATAGTCAGCTATAATTTATTACAATGGCATTCGTCGGCGAATAGGAACTTTTTAAGTTAATTTTTGTGCTGTTTGGCTATAAGCTAgccacaaaaaataaaagaaactgCTGAGCAGTTCAAACAATCACGAACTTGGAGTTAAGAGTCTGCGAGAAAACGAGAGCCCGTCCTACCAGTTAAATTTTCAGAAGCGTAAACAAGGAAATGGGACAGGAGGAGTAACGCGCCCAGCACTTGCGTCCCTTGCCAGCAAGATACGCACGAGTGTATTGGTCCTCGACCGGCTTCTCTATCAGTTCCAGTTCGGGTAGCAAAGAGGCATCGCGTCTAAAACGATTGGCGTTGCCATGGCCGGCTAGAAATCGGCTCATTATCTCGGGAAATTGTAGCAGACTCGGCCTAGTTTAAatgtgaaagaaaacaaaaaatgcctTTGTTGATGCcccaaacgaaacaaaacaattgattGAAACCATACGAGAAGACCAGATGAATTAATTTGCCCAGCATTCCGTAGTGCCCTAATGGGGCTTCGGCCAACTCGCAAATGGCTCGTTGCAAACAAAGTTCTCCGTCGAGTCCAAACCTTAATTGAAATTGTAAAGCGATCGTTATACCATGAAGGCATGTGAATAACAGGCCTTCGtactgaaaatgaaatttttttgggggCCAATTAGCCAAAATTTAATGTTGGTATACTTTTTGAATAGAGTTTCGATATGCTGGTAGATTGTTCGTCTCTGCTCGTTTGCCCTTTGTTCTTCAAGAAATTCGTAATCGATGACCTTAGTAGTTGCTTCTCCATCGCTCAGATCACTTTCGAGCCGCTCCAAATTACCATAGAGATGATTGAGCTGCGAGTGCGTTGGCAGAACGAAGCGGAAGGGCAAACTCATGGTGAACGACGTGAATGTATTGTTAAGTGGGCTTATGCCCACTGACATATCGAACGATATTTTACAGCTCGTGTTGGCCGGCAATGACAGAGCGGTCCGTCTGGAACTACGTCTTCCAACTGAAACCTCCTCTTCAGGCTCTTTAGTAGCGCCATCACCTGTATTTAACATCACTAGCTCTTCGTGGGCAGTCGTCTCGACGTTGTTAAAAACGACGACGATGCTTCCTGTCACTAGCAATAGCCAGATGCGgatcattttcaatttttaagaATTACTGGAGAAACTTATTGCTGTGATGGCTGTGCTCGATCAACTGGCTACATTTTCTCGGCTAacttgttttattatatttattGTTGGGTTGACTTGCTTTTGAGGAAGCACAAGTTGCGTGCAAGTTACAGCTAAAggtggatttttctttttaatgcgTCTTCCCATGACTTCTTTTCTGACTTTAAGAGTCAAAGCATTTCCTGTTTACCTTAGGCTGTACGGCATGGCAACAATCGTCTTTTCCAGTATGTCTTTTCAAACTGATCTTGCTTTTTCATATGGCCCAAAAACATTTGCGcttcttgaaaagaaaaatatgagGATGAAGAATTATCTACGAAAGGTTCCAATAACATAACTGTTTGGCATGAGAAGCCGCGACGAGCTAAGTTGTTGTTCCATGTGATCGGTCGAGTTCCGGAAACAAGATAACTGTAGTCAAGGGAATAAGGCGGAGGCCGGCGATTCTACACAGAAACGTGATGTTATTCTGTATAGAGTTCGTATACAGCTTGCTAATATCAGATAGTCTTGGGATGAAACTGAAATGCAAGCAGATGCAAGCGGATTTGTGCAAAATTTTTAGTAAACAAAATCCATGCAGAGATGGGCGTAACGGTAAACTCAGCCAGAGCACCAAACTTGTGTAAACTGGTTGGCAAATTTACAGGAGGCGAGCGCTCAGCTGTAGCTCCAGCTGGGTACGTAGATCATGAAATACGAGACCCCGCCAtagtagaaataaaaaataaaaaatatagcGAATAGCTACAGCAAAGCGCGAGAAAATATTGACGATACAGCAGTTTTCGTGGAAACTATTGATGGCGATGTGATTTTTCACAGAAATTTGActcgattttttgtttatgattTCCACCGTTGTGTTTAAATTTTGATCGGAAATGTAAATAATCAGAAGTCTTGACCTGTTACCTTTGGCTATgaatattaataataaaaatatatactgtatatgaACTTTAAACGAGATATTTATTGGACGATTCgtctttaaataaaataataaccAACAGAAATAGAGGCATTGAAATAGGAACTTTAGGTAACGGTTCAAACTGTAGACGGGAGTTATCA
This sequence is a window from Daphnia magna isolate NIES linkage group LG7, ASM2063170v1.1, whole genome shotgun sequence. Protein-coding genes within it:
- the LOC116926537 gene encoding uncharacterized protein LOC116926537; protein product: MQSLKIALLFAFVALASTCSQAPGTTTTTVTTTVTTVTADDDSDSGLLTANDRRIIRKTWDQAKKDGDVPPQILFRFIKAHPEYQKMFKSFADVPQAELLGNGNFLAQAYTILAGLNVVIQSLSSQELIANQINALGGAHKPRGATPIMFEQFGNVAEEVLAEELGSSFNAEARQAWKNGMRALVTGIAKNLKNAEDLADPQTKLTPHQIQDVQRTWENLRANRNAMVSSIFVKLFKETPRVQKHFAKFANVAVDALPENGEYNKQIALVADRLDTIISAMDDKLQLLGNINYMRYTHQPPRAIPRQTFEDFARLLIESLEASGVSGDDMDSWKGVLTIFVNGVSPK
- the LOC116926535 gene encoding uncharacterized protein LOC116926535 gives rise to the protein MQLFNLALVFGVVAFVSACSQTPGTTTTTVTTTVTTVTADDDGEAGLLTANDRRIIRKTWDQAKKDGDVPPQILFRFIKAHPEYQKMFKSFADVPQAELLGNGNFLAQAYTILAGLNVVIQSLSSQELIANQINALGGAHKPRGATPIMFEQFGAVTEEVLAEELGSSFNAEARQAWKNGMRALVTGITKNLKKAEDLADPQTKLTPHQIRDVQTSWENIRGDRNSIVSAIFIKLFKETPRSQKHFVKFASVAVDALPENGEYNKQIALVADRLDTIISAMGDKLQLLGNINYMRYTHQPPRAIPRERFEDFARLLLDVLSSKGVSADDMDSWRGVLTIFVNGVSPRQ
- the LOC116926572 gene encoding uncharacterized protein LOC116926572, producing the protein MIRIWLLLVTGSIVVVFNNVETTAHEELVMLNTGDGATKEPEEEVSVGRRSSRRTALSLPANTSCKISFDMSVGISPLNNTFTSFTMSLPFRFVLPTHSQLNHLYGNLERLESDLSDGEATTKVIDYEFLEEQRANEQRRTIYQHIETLFKKFGLDGELCLQRAICELAEAPLGHYGMLGKLIHLVFSPSLLQFPEIMSRFLAGHGNANRFRRDASLLPELELIEKPVEDQYTRAYLAGKGRKCWARYSSCPISLFTLLKI